In the Bacillus shivajii genome, one interval contains:
- the purH gene encoding bifunctional phosphoribosylaminoimidazolecarboxamide formyltransferase/IMP cyclohydrolase encodes MKKRALVSVSDKTGIIPFVQDLEDLGIEVISTGGTKKALQEAGVKVIGIEEVTGFPEIMDGRVKTLHPRIHGGLLAVRDNEEHLSALKEQGIGLIDYVIVNLYPFQQTIENPDSTYDDAIENIDIGGPSMIRAAAKNHRDVAVIVDSKDYPVILEELKQNDGELTEMRRRKLAAKAFRHTASYDALIAEYLTTQVGDEAPETLTVTYNQKQMLRYGENPHQQAAFYERPLGNPASIANAEQLHGKELSYNNINDADAALAVVRDFTDPAVAAIKHMNPCGVGVGESVFEAYEKAYEADPISIFGGIVASNRKIDGETAVKMKEIFLEIIIAPDFSEEALAILTEKKNLRLLKVNLEHNHSSEQRITTVSGGALMQETDTLSFEDVSVTNPTKREPSEDEWKQLKMAWKVVKHVKSNAIVLGKEDRTIGIGAGQMNRVGSAKIAIEQAGEEAKGSVMASDAFFPMSDTVETAAKAGITAIIQPGGSKRDQESIDKADEYGIAMVFTGVRHFKH; translated from the coding sequence ATGAAAAAGCGTGCATTAGTCAGTGTTTCGGATAAAACAGGAATCATTCCCTTTGTACAAGATCTTGAAGACTTAGGTATAGAGGTTATTTCGACTGGCGGGACAAAGAAGGCATTACAAGAAGCGGGTGTAAAAGTCATTGGGATTGAAGAAGTAACAGGCTTCCCTGAAATTATGGATGGTCGTGTGAAAACTCTTCACCCGAGGATTCACGGGGGATTACTAGCCGTACGTGACAATGAAGAGCATTTATCAGCCTTAAAAGAACAAGGCATCGGCTTAATCGATTATGTCATTGTCAACTTGTACCCATTTCAGCAAACGATTGAAAACCCTGATTCTACATATGATGATGCGATTGAAAATATTGATATAGGTGGTCCTTCAATGATTCGTGCAGCTGCGAAAAACCACCGAGACGTTGCTGTGATCGTTGATTCAAAAGATTACCCGGTCATTTTAGAAGAATTAAAACAAAATGACGGAGAATTAACGGAAATGAGAAGACGAAAGCTTGCTGCAAAAGCATTTCGTCATACAGCCTCTTATGATGCACTTATTGCTGAATACTTAACAACACAAGTAGGAGATGAGGCGCCTGAAACGCTGACAGTCACATACAACCAAAAGCAAATGTTACGTTATGGAGAAAACCCTCATCAGCAAGCAGCTTTTTACGAAAGGCCATTAGGGAATCCAGCATCGATTGCAAATGCTGAACAGTTACATGGAAAAGAGCTCTCATACAACAACATCAATGATGCAGATGCGGCACTTGCAGTGGTAAGAGACTTTACAGATCCAGCTGTTGCAGCAATTAAGCATATGAACCCTTGTGGTGTCGGAGTTGGTGAATCGGTTTTTGAAGCATACGAAAAAGCATATGAAGCTGATCCGATTTCAATTTTTGGAGGGATTGTTGCTTCTAACAGAAAAATTGATGGTGAAACAGCTGTTAAAATGAAAGAAATCTTCCTTGAGATTATTATTGCACCTGATTTTTCTGAAGAAGCTTTAGCGATATTAACAGAAAAGAAAAACCTTCGATTATTGAAAGTAAATCTTGAGCATAATCATTCATCTGAACAACGAATTACGACGGTATCAGGTGGTGCGTTAATGCAAGAAACAGATACGTTAAGTTTTGAAGATGTTTCAGTAACAAACCCGACGAAGCGTGAGCCGTCAGAAGATGAATGGAAACAGTTGAAGATGGCCTGGAAAGTTGTTAAGCACGTAAAATCAAACGCCATTGTTTTAGGAAAAGAGGATCGAACAATTGGTATTGGGGCTGGGCAAATGAATCGTGTAGGTTCAGCGAAAATCGCAATCGAGCAAGCGGGCGAGGAAGCTAAAGGGTCGGTTATGGCGTCTGATGCATTTTTCCCAATGAGTGATACTGTAGAAACCGCTGCCAAGGCAGGTATTACAGCAATTATTCAGCCAGGTGGATCAAAGCGTGATCAAGAATCAATTGATAAAGCGGATGAATATGGGATTGCGATGGTCTTTACAGGAGTTCGTCACTTTAAACATTAA